The Propionibacterium freudenreichii subsp. freudenreichii genome contains a region encoding:
- the nadA gene encoding quinolinate synthase NadA, with amino-acid sequence MTDTAISQDLWADEIHDLARSRDAVILAHNYQSPQIQDVADHVGDSLALSRIAAEATASTIVFAGVHFMAETAKLLSPDKTVLIPDANAGCSLADSITAEQLRAWKAEHPGAVVVSYVNTTAEVKAETDICCTSSNAVEVVASIPEDREILFCPDQFLGAHVRRQTGRENIHVWLGECHVHAGISPDELIARVHDHADAELFVHPECGCTTTALWLAGRGDLPAGRTKVLSTGGMLDAARTTQAPEVLVATEVHMLHQLRQANPQATFTPVNPRATCPYMDMITPQKLLDCLRGGHDEVTIDPAIAERARASVERMISIGNAGRGE; translated from the coding sequence ATGACCGACACCGCCATCAGCCAGGACCTGTGGGCCGACGAGATCCATGACCTCGCGCGCAGCCGGGACGCCGTGATCCTGGCCCACAACTACCAATCACCGCAGATCCAGGACGTGGCCGACCACGTGGGTGATTCGCTCGCCCTGTCCCGCATCGCCGCCGAGGCAACCGCTTCGACCATCGTCTTCGCCGGGGTCCACTTCATGGCCGAGACGGCCAAGCTGCTCTCCCCCGACAAGACCGTGCTGATCCCCGACGCCAACGCCGGCTGCTCGCTGGCCGATTCCATCACCGCCGAACAGCTGCGGGCCTGGAAGGCGGAGCATCCCGGTGCCGTGGTGGTCAGCTATGTCAACACGACCGCCGAGGTCAAGGCGGAGACCGACATCTGTTGCACCTCGTCCAATGCGGTCGAGGTCGTGGCGTCGATCCCCGAGGACCGCGAGATCCTGTTTTGCCCCGACCAGTTCCTGGGCGCGCACGTGCGACGCCAAACGGGCCGCGAGAACATCCACGTCTGGCTTGGCGAATGCCATGTGCATGCCGGCATCTCCCCCGATGAGCTCATCGCCAGGGTGCACGACCACGCCGACGCCGAACTGTTCGTGCATCCCGAGTGCGGCTGCACCACCACGGCGCTGTGGTTGGCCGGCCGCGGTGACCTGCCCGCCGGGCGGACCAAGGTGCTGTCCACCGGCGGAATGCTCGATGCCGCACGCACCACCCAGGCCCCCGAGGTGCTGGTCGCCACCGAGGTGCACATGCTGCACCAACTGCGCCAGGCCAACCCGCAGGCGACCTTCACGCCGGTGAACCCCCGCGCAACATGCCCCTATATGGACATGATCACCCCCCAGAAGCTGCTCGACTGCCTGCGCGGGGGCCACGACGAAGTGACGATTGACCCGGCGATCGCCGAGCGGGCCCGGGCCAGCGTCGAGCGAATGATCTCCATCGGGAACGCGGGACGGGGCGAATGA
- the nadB gene encoding L-aspartate oxidase produces the protein MGTSTQGAELAHGTPAWHDDATVVVVGSGAAGLMAAVELAGAGVDTMVLSRGRVTDSSTDWAQGGLAAVWSDQDSPDLHVSDTLTAGAGLCAEDSVRILVNEAPAALRRLIELGAVFDKDRTGGIDLHLEGGHHARRILHAGGDQSGHEVERTLVQCVADAVDGPLSVREGVRAVDLLVDAQGRCNGVRALDAQGRLGEVRAASVILATGGIGQLWTTSTNPPVATGDGLAMAWRAGAVLSDLEFMQFHPTILVVPADHRIPGDRGVLISEAVRGEGAFLIDHRGTRVMAGLHPLADLAPRDVVSAAEHAHMARTGERNLFLDATAFGAQAWEHKFPSILAMCRERGVDPVTEPIPVRPGAHYHCGGVRADMDGRTSIEGLFAIGEVACTGVQGANRLASNSLTEGLTMGRRVARLIATGKGVPTGPASGGDAARRQLPPQDPALFDAVRRTMTAAGSVLRDARGLDNARRALADRATPAGTLTNATLDATNAAQVAELLLAAAALRRESRGSHRRSDFTERSAQWQCHQDWSLDAHGLPEMTIRTIGHEQAPERSAA, from the coding sequence ATGGGCACGTCCACACAGGGCGCCGAATTGGCGCACGGCACACCGGCCTGGCATGACGACGCCACAGTGGTCGTCGTCGGGTCCGGAGCGGCGGGCCTGATGGCAGCGGTCGAGCTGGCCGGCGCCGGCGTCGACACGATGGTGCTGTCCCGCGGCCGGGTCACCGACTCCAGCACCGATTGGGCACAGGGCGGGTTGGCGGCCGTGTGGTCCGACCAGGACTCCCCCGATCTGCACGTGAGTGACACCCTGACCGCCGGGGCGGGCCTGTGCGCCGAGGATTCGGTGCGCATCCTGGTCAACGAGGCGCCCGCGGCGCTGCGTCGCCTGATCGAGCTGGGTGCCGTCTTCGACAAGGACCGGACCGGGGGCATTGACCTGCACCTCGAGGGGGGACACCATGCCCGCCGGATCCTGCATGCGGGCGGGGACCAGTCGGGCCACGAGGTGGAGCGCACGCTCGTGCAGTGCGTGGCCGATGCCGTGGACGGCCCGCTGTCGGTGCGCGAAGGCGTGCGCGCCGTCGACCTCCTGGTGGACGCGCAGGGCCGCTGCAACGGCGTCCGTGCGCTCGACGCACAGGGCAGGCTCGGGGAGGTGCGGGCCGCCTCGGTGATCCTGGCGACCGGCGGGATCGGCCAGCTGTGGACCACCTCGACCAATCCACCGGTTGCCACCGGGGACGGGCTCGCCATGGCATGGCGTGCCGGTGCAGTGCTCAGCGACCTGGAATTCATGCAATTCCATCCCACGATCCTCGTGGTGCCGGCCGATCACCGCATTCCCGGCGATCGCGGCGTGCTCATCTCGGAGGCCGTGCGTGGGGAGGGGGCATTCCTGATCGACCACCGGGGCACGCGGGTGATGGCGGGGCTGCATCCACTGGCCGACCTCGCCCCGCGCGACGTCGTCTCGGCAGCCGAACATGCGCACATGGCACGCACCGGCGAGCGGAACCTCTTCCTCGATGCCACCGCCTTCGGCGCGCAGGCCTGGGAGCACAAGTTCCCCTCCATCCTGGCGATGTGTCGCGAGCGCGGGGTCGATCCGGTCACCGAGCCCATCCCGGTGCGACCGGGCGCGCACTACCACTGTGGTGGGGTGCGTGCCGACATGGACGGTCGCACCAGCATCGAGGGGCTGTTCGCCATCGGGGAGGTCGCCTGCACGGGCGTGCAGGGAGCCAACCGCCTGGCCTCCAACTCGCTCACCGAGGGGCTGACCATGGGACGTCGGGTCGCCCGGCTGATCGCCACCGGTAAGGGCGTTCCCACCGGGCCCGCATCGGGGGGTGACGCCGCGCGCCGGCAACTTCCCCCACAGGATCCGGCGCTGTTCGACGCGGTGCGACGCACGATGACTGCCGCGGGCAGCGTATTGCGCGACGCCCGAGGCCTTGACAATGCGCGCCGGGCCCTTGCCGACCGCGCCACACCGGCCGGGACCCTCACCAACGCCACGCTCGACGCGACAAACGCCGCCCAGGTGGCCGAACTGCTGCTGGCGGCCGCGGCACTGCGTCGCGAATCACGCGGCAGTCATCGCCGCTCCGACTTCACCGAACGCTCCGCACAATGGCAGTGCCACCAGGACTGGAGCCTCGACGCACACGGACTACCCGAGATGACCATCCGGACGATCGGCCACGAACAGGCCCCTGAAAGGAGTGCAGCATGA
- the nadC gene encoding carboxylating nicotinate-nucleotide diphosphorylase, with amino-acid sequence MSPDVAVGQQRIDPGDVPGALRDAGLEPEDVGATIDRALDEDLAYGPDVTTEAIFDPADRATAWVASRQDGCLAGLPVAAAAIHRLAARQGTTARVTLLAHDGQRVHPGDRVLLIEASLRCLLTSERTMLNLLGQLSGVATQTARWADALAGSRAVIRDTRKTVPGLRTLQKYAVRCGGGQNHRMGLGDAALIKDNHVAAAGRIAQAIRAVQSHAPQVACEVECDTLDQVREAVGAGAHLVLLDNMAPDVMRRAVAICRPAGVRTEASGGLLLADAPAVAPTGVDYVSVGALTHSSPVLDLGLDMD; translated from the coding sequence ATGAGTCCCGATGTGGCCGTTGGCCAACAAAGGATCGACCCGGGGGATGTCCCCGGGGCGCTACGCGATGCCGGCCTGGAGCCCGAGGATGTGGGAGCCACGATCGACCGCGCGCTGGACGAGGACCTGGCCTATGGCCCCGATGTGACCACCGAGGCGATCTTCGATCCCGCAGACCGAGCCACCGCCTGGGTGGCGAGCCGTCAGGATGGTTGCCTGGCCGGGTTGCCGGTGGCCGCCGCGGCAATCCATCGCCTGGCCGCCCGGCAGGGCACCACCGCCCGGGTGACCCTGTTGGCCCACGATGGCCAGCGGGTGCATCCCGGCGATCGGGTGTTGCTGATCGAGGCGTCCCTGCGCTGCCTGCTGACCAGCGAACGCACGATGCTGAACCTCCTGGGGCAACTCTCGGGCGTCGCAACCCAGACTGCCCGCTGGGCCGACGCGCTGGCGGGGAGCCGGGCCGTGATCCGTGACACGCGGAAGACCGTGCCGGGACTGCGCACGCTGCAGAAGTACGCAGTGCGCTGCGGCGGCGGGCAGAACCACCGGATGGGACTGGGCGATGCCGCACTGATCAAGGACAACCACGTGGCCGCGGCGGGCCGGATCGCGCAGGCGATCCGGGCCGTGCAGTCGCATGCGCCACAGGTGGCCTGTGAAGTGGAGTGCGACACGCTCGACCAGGTGCGTGAGGCTGTCGGGGCCGGTGCCCACCTGGTGCTGCTGGACAATATGGCCCCCGACGTGATGCGCCGTGCCGTCGCGATCTGCCGGCCGGCCGGTGTCAGGACCGAGGCCAGCGGCGGGCTCCTCCTGGCCGACGCGCCGGCCGTGGCGCCCACCGGCGTCGACTATGTGTCCGTGGGAGCGCTCACCCACTCCAGCCCCGTGCTGGACCTCGGCCTGGACATGGACTGA
- a CDS encoding glycine--tRNA ligase produces MAESKLDKVINLCKRRGFVFPCGEIYGGTKAAWDYGPLGVELKENIKKQWWRYMVTSRGDIVGLDSSVILPREVWVASGHVAVFNDPLVECQNCHKRFRADQLQEEYAFRKGIADADTVKLEDIPCPNCGVRGKFTEPRDFNMMLETYLGPIHDEAGLHYLRPETAQGIFINFKNVLTSTRMKPPFGVGQTGKSFRNEITPGNFIFRTREFEQMEMEFFVEPGTDEEWHQYWIDHRKAWYVGLGIEEDNLRLFEHPKEKLSHYSKRTVDIEYKFGFAGSDWGELEGIANRTDFDLKTHTEHSGTDLSYFDQAQNKHYIPYVIEPAAGLTRSFMAFMVDAYTEDEAPNAKGGVDKRTVLKIDPRLAPVKVAVLPLSRNEKLSPKARGLADELRQYWNVDFDDAQAIGKRYRRQDEIGTPYCVTIDFDTLDDDAVTIRERDSMAQERVPLSGVSEYLSSRLLGC; encoded by the coding sequence GTGGCAGAGAGCAAACTCGACAAGGTCATCAACCTGTGCAAGCGGCGCGGCTTCGTCTTCCCCTGTGGGGAGATCTACGGCGGCACCAAGGCGGCATGGGACTATGGCCCTCTGGGCGTGGAGCTCAAGGAGAACATCAAGAAGCAGTGGTGGCGCTATATGGTCACCAGCCGCGGCGACATCGTCGGGCTGGACTCCTCGGTCATCCTGCCCCGTGAGGTCTGGGTGGCATCCGGACACGTTGCCGTGTTCAACGATCCCCTGGTCGAGTGCCAGAACTGCCACAAGCGCTTCCGTGCCGACCAGTTGCAGGAGGAGTACGCCTTCCGCAAGGGGATTGCCGACGCGGACACCGTGAAGCTGGAGGACATCCCGTGTCCCAATTGCGGGGTGCGCGGCAAGTTCACCGAGCCCCGTGACTTCAACATGATGCTCGAGACCTATCTCGGACCCATCCACGATGAGGCCGGCCTGCACTATCTGCGTCCCGAGACCGCCCAGGGCATCTTCATCAACTTCAAGAATGTGCTCACCTCAACGCGCATGAAGCCCCCGTTCGGCGTCGGCCAGACCGGCAAGAGCTTCCGCAACGAGATCACGCCCGGCAACTTCATCTTCCGCACCCGCGAGTTCGAGCAGATGGAGATGGAGTTCTTCGTCGAACCCGGCACTGATGAGGAATGGCACCAGTACTGGATCGATCACCGCAAGGCCTGGTACGTGGGTCTGGGCATCGAGGAGGACAACCTGCGCCTGTTCGAGCATCCGAAGGAGAAGCTGTCGCACTACTCGAAGCGCACCGTTGACATCGAGTACAAGTTCGGTTTCGCCGGTTCGGACTGGGGCGAGCTGGAGGGCATCGCCAACCGCACCGACTTCGACCTGAAGACCCACACCGAGCACTCCGGCACCGACCTGAGCTACTTCGACCAGGCCCAGAACAAGCACTACATCCCGTATGTGATCGAGCCTGCCGCGGGGCTCACCCGCTCGTTCATGGCCTTCATGGTCGACGCCTACACCGAGGACGAGGCCCCCAACGCCAAGGGTGGCGTCGACAAGCGCACGGTGCTCAAGATCGATCCGCGCCTGGCCCCGGTGAAGGTGGCCGTGCTGCCGCTGTCGCGCAACGAGAAGCTGTCGCCGAAGGCCCGGGGGCTGGCCGACGAGCTGCGCCAGTACTGGAACGTCGATTTCGACGACGCCCAGGCCATCGGCAAGCGCTACCGCCGTCAGGACGAGATCGGCACGCCCTACTGCGTGACGATTGACTTCGACACCCTCGATGACGACGCGGTGACCATCCGCGAGCGTGATTCGATGGCCCAGGAGCGCGTCCCGTTGAGCGGTGTCAGCGAGTACCTGTCCAGCCGCCTGCTCGGCTGCTGA
- a CDS encoding metal ABC transporter substrate-binding protein, with translation MNFTPRTRLSRWAVGLVLGALIVPLAACSTPSSSSSASAGKLNVVTAFYPFEFVSQRVAGDHANVSSLTAPGAEPHDLELTPKQTASIGAADLVVYQTGFQSAVDQAIKQSTPKHAVDVASIVSLQAPQGTVDLGDGDDDQYTKDPHEWLDPTNVETITNAVRDQLSTIDPSHKGDYEANAAKLVADLQGVDNSYKTSLSTCTQKTFITTHAAFGYMARRYGLNQIGISGLSPDEEPSPTRIAKVQDLAKQNNVTTIFYETLISPKVAESIAGDLHLKTDVLDPLEGITDKSRGSDYLQVMDSNLTALKTANGCS, from the coding sequence ATGAACTTCACGCCGCGTACACGGCTCTCGAGATGGGCCGTCGGGCTTGTTCTCGGAGCACTCATCGTCCCACTTGCCGCCTGTTCAACGCCTTCGTCATCCAGTAGCGCGTCGGCCGGCAAGCTCAATGTCGTCACTGCCTTCTATCCCTTCGAATTCGTCAGCCAGCGGGTTGCCGGGGACCATGCCAATGTCAGCTCGCTGACGGCCCCGGGCGCCGAGCCCCATGACCTGGAGCTCACCCCGAAGCAGACCGCGTCCATCGGGGCGGCCGACCTGGTGGTCTACCAGACGGGATTCCAGTCGGCAGTTGACCAGGCGATCAAGCAGAGCACGCCGAAGCATGCCGTGGACGTGGCCAGCATCGTGAGCCTGCAGGCGCCCCAGGGCACCGTCGACCTCGGCGATGGCGACGATGACCAGTACACCAAGGATCCGCACGAATGGCTCGACCCCACCAACGTCGAGACCATCACCAACGCGGTGCGTGACCAGCTCAGCACCATTGACCCGTCCCACAAAGGCGATTACGAGGCGAACGCCGCCAAGCTGGTGGCCGACCTCCAGGGCGTGGACAACAGCTACAAGACCTCGTTGAGCACCTGCACCCAGAAGACCTTCATCACCACCCATGCCGCCTTCGGCTACATGGCGCGACGCTACGGCCTCAACCAGATCGGTATCTCCGGGCTCTCGCCCGACGAGGAGCCCTCGCCGACCCGCATCGCCAAGGTGCAGGACCTGGCCAAGCAGAACAATGTGACCACGATCTTCTACGAGACGCTGATCTCACCGAAGGTGGCCGAGTCGATTGCCGGTGACCTGCACCTGAAGACCGATGTGCTCGATCCGCTGGAGGGCATCACCGACAAGTCCCGTGGCAGCGATTACCTGCAGGTGATGGACTCGAACCTGACGGCCCTGAAGACCGCCAACGGCTGTTCGTGA
- a CDS encoding metal ABC transporter ATP-binding protein: MPDNQPVISCEDLSVTLEGHQILFDIDAEVHRNETVALLGANGSGKTTLVRALLGLIPISGGTAELFGTPLSQFKDWNRLGYVPQRGHSQVANATVREVVATGRLANRHFFSRMHKQDRDAVDTALRRVELSHRAGDPLSVLSGGQQQRALIARALASEAELLILDEPLAALDIPTQESLARLFERLKSDGLSMLVILHELGPMERLIDRSIMIQLGHKIYDGPLMAGPAIDSGHHHPAPIGADQAVISGPEMRRPHLTKEA, from the coding sequence ATGCCCGACAACCAACCCGTGATCTCGTGTGAGGACCTGTCGGTGACCCTCGAGGGCCACCAGATCCTCTTCGATATCGACGCCGAAGTTCATCGCAACGAAACCGTCGCCCTGCTCGGGGCCAACGGCTCCGGCAAGACCACCCTGGTACGCGCCCTGCTGGGGCTCATTCCCATTTCCGGGGGCACCGCCGAACTGTTCGGCACTCCCCTGTCGCAATTCAAGGACTGGAACCGACTTGGCTATGTGCCCCAGCGGGGGCATTCCCAGGTGGCCAATGCCACGGTGCGCGAGGTGGTCGCCACCGGGCGGCTGGCCAATCGCCACTTCTTCTCGCGCATGCACAAGCAGGACCGCGATGCGGTCGACACGGCCCTGCGACGCGTCGAGTTGAGCCATCGTGCCGGTGATCCCCTGTCGGTGCTGTCCGGCGGACAACAGCAGCGCGCACTCATCGCCCGGGCGCTGGCCAGCGAGGCCGAGCTGCTCATCCTGGACGAGCCGCTGGCCGCGCTCGACATCCCCACCCAGGAATCCCTGGCCCGGCTGTTCGAACGCCTGAAGTCTGACGGACTGTCGATGTTGGTGATCCTCCATGAGCTGGGCCCGATGGAGCGGCTCATCGATCGCAGCATCATGATCCAACTGGGCCACAAGATCTACGACGGGCCGCTGATGGCGGGTCCCGCCATTGATTCGGGCCACCACCATCCCGCGCCGATCGGCGCCGACCAGGCCGTCATCAGCGGCCCCGAGATGCGTCGTCCGCACCTGACCAAGGAGGCCTGA
- a CDS encoding metal ABC transporter permease: MSVFALAFMQRALIAALLSGFMSPAVGTYIVQRKLSLLGDGLGHVAIAGVGLALLTGWAPTPVAIVICVVGAVSIELLRQSGRAPADVGLAILFYGGLATGVLLAGISGQGTGVLSQYLFGSLTTVSMSDVALVAVMAAIVIILSLGLSPQLFAVCADEEFARSQGLPVRALEICIVVMASVTVAVSMRTVGLLLVSALMVVPVAAANNLVTGFYRSMFTAIGIGVVVSFIGVTGSYYWNTASGATIVVSAIAVFALSWPVGSLLNRRRLARSQRIPDPETARDNAAEVAAHRPVDPSELVGEDGNHPRIQHGDHVDYLHGNHRHAPHGDHFDEH, encoded by the coding sequence GTGAGCGTCTTCGCACTTGCCTTCATGCAGCGGGCGTTGATCGCCGCGTTGCTGTCCGGATTCATGTCGCCCGCAGTGGGCACCTACATCGTGCAGCGCAAGTTGAGCCTGCTGGGCGACGGGCTGGGTCACGTGGCCATCGCCGGCGTCGGCCTGGCGCTGTTGACCGGCTGGGCACCGACACCGGTGGCCATCGTGATCTGCGTGGTGGGCGCGGTGTCCATCGAGTTGCTGCGCCAGAGCGGACGGGCCCCCGCGGATGTGGGGCTGGCCATCCTGTTCTATGGCGGACTGGCCACCGGCGTCCTGCTTGCGGGAATCTCCGGTCAGGGCACCGGGGTGTTGTCGCAGTACCTGTTCGGGTCGCTGACCACGGTGAGCATGTCCGATGTGGCGCTGGTGGCCGTGATGGCCGCCATCGTGATCATCCTCTCGTTGGGGCTGTCACCGCAGCTGTTCGCGGTGTGCGCCGACGAGGAGTTCGCACGCAGCCAGGGCCTGCCGGTTCGGGCCCTGGAGATCTGCATCGTGGTGATGGCCTCGGTGACGGTGGCCGTGTCGATGCGCACCGTGGGCCTGCTGCTCGTCAGCGCGCTGATGGTCGTACCGGTGGCCGCCGCCAACAACCTGGTGACCGGCTTCTACCGCTCGATGTTCACCGCGATCGGCATCGGTGTGGTGGTGAGCTTCATCGGCGTCACCGGCTCCTACTACTGGAACACCGCCTCGGGCGCCACCATCGTGGTCAGTGCCATCGCGGTCTTCGCCCTGAGCTGGCCGGTGGGATCGCTGCTGAACAGGCGCCGCCTGGCCCGTTCCCAGCGCATCCCCGATCCCGAGACGGCCCGCGACAACGCCGCCGAAGTCGCCGCACACCGTCCGGTCGACCCGTCCGAACTGGTGGGCGAGGACGGCAACCACCCCCGAATCCAGCATGGCGACCATGTGGACTATCTGCACGGGAACCATCGCCATGCCCCACATGGAGATCATTTCGATGAACACTGA
- a CDS encoding Fur family transcriptional regulator — translation MNTERDPGPEQETTPAAPRSTMGREEAPRPRPRQTKQRQLISRMLENQSRFRTAQQLHADLRAAGDSASLATVYRVLQSLAEHGEVDTWRTPGGELAFRHCSPTHHHHLICYRCGRTVEIDAGPAEQWASRVAAENGFIHAEHQVEVYGLCPQCAAEIGEGH, via the coding sequence ATGAACACTGAACGGGACCCGGGTCCCGAGCAGGAAACCACCCCCGCCGCCCCACGTTCCACCATGGGACGCGAGGAGGCCCCCCGCCCCCGACCCCGCCAGACCAAGCAGCGTCAGCTGATCAGCCGGATGCTGGAGAACCAATCCCGCTTCCGCACCGCGCAACAGCTCCATGCCGATCTGCGCGCCGCTGGAGACAGCGCCAGCCTGGCCACGGTCTATCGGGTGCTCCAATCGTTGGCGGAGCACGGCGAGGTCGACACCTGGCGCACTCCCGGCGGCGAGCTGGCCTTCCGGCACTGCTCGCCGACCCACCACCACCACCTCATCTGCTACCGCTGTGGGCGCACCGTCGAGATCGACGCCGGACCCGCGGAGCAGTGGGCGTCCCGGGTTGCCGCCGAGAACGGCTTCATCCACGCCGAGCACCAGGTGGAGGTCTACGGGCTGTGCCCCCAGTGCGCCGCCGAGATCGGCGAGGGCCACTGA
- a CDS encoding site-specific integrase — MSTSHGASPGSLIPLAPGPSVPRTFAPAPRLLPRSVRVAGSPVTILTDRAGTPTPLERTPRPFTRAELEVAWVQWSALDPRLADTVLVLAHTALRWDEARALTVDDLVPHAHQIIVRAHCPGRVRRPLAPALHRRVPVSLRIRQALRRLASTPGPRGLVFTDPDGAPLRRATVRRVLDWYHTAPGHGLADLPATAAQLWADDGTPRAVVAEWSGRPAWSSRPRG, encoded by the coding sequence ATGTCCACGTCACACGGAGCATCCCCGGGATCGCTCATCCCCCTGGCGCCCGGCCCATCGGTGCCGCGCACCTTTGCACCCGCCCCGCGGCTCCTGCCGCGCTCCGTGCGGGTGGCGGGGTCCCCTGTCACCATCCTGACCGACCGGGCCGGCACACCGACCCCGCTGGAACGCACCCCACGGCCCTTCACCCGGGCAGAACTCGAGGTCGCCTGGGTGCAGTGGTCCGCGCTGGATCCACGACTCGCCGACACGGTGTTGGTGCTGGCACACACCGCACTGAGGTGGGACGAGGCCCGGGCACTGACCGTTGACGACCTGGTGCCCCATGCCCATCAGATCATCGTGCGCGCGCACTGCCCGGGCCGGGTCCGACGCCCGCTGGCACCGGCCCTGCACCGGCGGGTGCCGGTGTCGTTGCGCATCCGCCAGGCGTTGCGCAGGCTCGCTTCCACGCCGGGACCCCGGGGACTGGTGTTCACCGACCCGGACGGTGCCCCACTGCGTCGCGCCACGGTGCGGCGGGTCCTCGACTGGTACCACACCGCCCCCGGCCATGGCCTGGCCGATCTTCCGGCCACTGCGGCCCAGTTGTGGGCCGACGACGGCACGCCCCGCGCGGTCGTGGCCGAGTGGAGCGGGCGTCCGGCCTGGTCGTCGCGACCACGGGGCTGA
- a CDS encoding aldehyde dehydrogenase family protein — protein sequence MTISPELIQQVVRETVREVISRQDSGTDAPSGTDGIFTDMNSAVDAADVAWRQYMDCSLRDRNRFIQAIRDVASEPDNLEYMATATVEETGMGNVPHKILKNRYAALYTPGTEDIITEAWSGDDGLTTVEFSPFGVIGAITPTTNPTETVINNTIGMLAAGNAVVFSPHPRAKKITLWLVRKINRALAAAGAPANLVVTVEEPSIDNTNAMMSHEKVRMLVATGGPGIVKAVLSSGKKAIGAGAGNPPAVVDDTADIAKAARDIVDGASFDNNLPCTAEKEVLAVDSIADLLKFEMLKHGCFELKDRAVMDKLAALVTKGQHANAAYVGKPAAQLASEVGLSAPKDTRLLICEVPFDHPFVQVELMMPILPIVRMPDVDTAIDKAVEVEHGNRHTAVMHSSNVNALTKMGKLIQTTIFVKNGPSYNGIGIDGEGFPTFTIAGPTGEGLTSARCFARKRRCVLKSGLNIR from the coding sequence ATGACCATCAGCCCAGAACTAATCCAGCAGGTCGTTCGTGAAACGGTGCGTGAGGTCATCTCACGCCAGGATTCCGGCACCGATGCCCCCAGCGGCACCGACGGCATCTTCACCGACATGAACAGTGCGGTGGACGCCGCCGATGTGGCGTGGCGCCAGTACATGGACTGCTCGTTGCGCGACCGCAACCGGTTCATCCAGGCGATCCGCGACGTGGCCAGCGAGCCCGACAACCTGGAGTACATGGCCACCGCCACCGTCGAGGAGACGGGGATGGGCAATGTGCCCCACAAGATCCTCAAGAATCGCTACGCCGCCCTGTACACACCGGGCACCGAGGACATCATCACCGAGGCCTGGTCGGGTGACGACGGCCTGACCACCGTCGAGTTCTCGCCCTTCGGCGTGATCGGGGCGATCACCCCCACGACGAATCCCACCGAGACGGTGATCAACAACACGATCGGCATGCTCGCGGCCGGCAACGCGGTGGTCTTCAGCCCCCATCCGCGTGCCAAGAAGATCACCCTGTGGCTGGTGCGCAAGATCAACCGCGCGCTCGCCGCTGCGGGTGCGCCCGCCAACCTGGTGGTGACGGTCGAGGAGCCCTCCATCGACAACACCAACGCCATGATGTCGCACGAGAAGGTGCGCATGCTCGTGGCAACCGGCGGCCCGGGCATCGTCAAGGCCGTGCTGTCCAGCGGCAAGAAGGCCATCGGTGCCGGTGCCGGCAACCCGCCGGCCGTGGTGGATGACACCGCCGACATCGCCAAGGCGGCCCGGGACATCGTGGACGGGGCCAGCTTCGACAACAACCTCCCGTGCACCGCCGAGAAGGAGGTGCTGGCGGTTGATTCCATTGCCGACCTGCTCAAGTTCGAGATGCTCAAGCACGGCTGCTTCGAGTTGAAGGATCGCGCCGTGATGGACAAGCTGGCCGCCCTGGTGACCAAGGGCCAGCATGCCAACGCCGCCTATGTGGGCAAGCCGGCCGCCCAGCTCGCCTCCGAGGTGGGCCTGAGCGCACCCAAGGACACGCGCCTGCTGATCTGCGAGGTGCCCTTCGACCATCCGTTCGTGCAGGTGGAGCTGATGATGCCGATCCTGCCGATCGTGCGGATGCCCGATGTCGACACCGCCATCGACAAGGCGGTGGAGGTGGAGCACGGCAACCGTCACACGGCCGTGATGCACTCGTCGAATGTCAACGCGCTGACCAAGATGGGCAAGCTCATCCAGACCACGATCTTCGTGAAGAACGGTCCCTCGTACAACGGCATCGGCATCGACGGTGAGGGCTTTCCCACCTTCACCATCGCCGGCCCGACCGGTGAGGGCCTGACCTCGGCCCGCTGCTTCGCCCGCAAGCGTCGTTGCGTGTTGAAGAGCGGTCTCAACATTCGCTGA